One Coffea arabica cultivar ET-39 chromosome 5e, Coffea Arabica ET-39 HiFi, whole genome shotgun sequence DNA segment encodes these proteins:
- the LOC113722688 gene encoding putative cinnamyl alcohol dehydrogenase 4 — protein sequence MRHNMNQPGKSLGVIGLGGLGHLAVKFGKAFGLKVTVWSTSFWVHFVSSKAIKMLILYLHHPISLHFIIDIASGDIPFDSYLSLLKTNGVLILVGFPSEVKFMPHSLITDMRTVSGSATGGAKQTQEKCWTSVQRTIS from the exons ATGCGACACAACATGAACCAACCTGGAAAATCTTTAGGCGTTATTGGGCTAGGTGGTCTGGGGCACTTGGCAGTGAAATTTGGAAAGGCTTTTGGATTGAAAGTCACAGTGTGGAGCACAA GCTTTTGGGTTCATTTTGTCTCATCTAAAGCAATAAAGATGCTGATTCTTTACCTCCATCACCCCATATCATTGCACTTCATTATTGATATAGCTTCTGGAGATATTCCATTTGATTCGTACCTTTCCCTGTTGAAGACTAATGGGGTTCTTATTCTGGTTGGCTTCCCAAGTGAAGTAAAATTTATGCCACATAGCCTAATCACAG ATATGAGAACTGTATCCGGGAGTGCAACTGGTGGAGCGAaacaaacacaagaaaaatgTTGGACTTCTGTGCAGCGCACAATATCTTAA
- the LOC140006378 gene encoding uncharacterized protein encodes MDIDSALGLDGFGASFYQFCWDIVKQDLLSAVHDYFRVMEQPRGFSSSLIVLLPKVDRASSWRDFHPISLCNELVMDHDRQLASPNLILKLDMEKADDRVEWHLLLSMLRKFGFIEWVVDLLFRTFSNSWFSVLINGEPMGVKEFLSSYQSFSGQNVNVGKSSFLVSSRALPQQVMLVSLVLGFQQQEFPIRYLGAPLVKGKLNSVACGGILSKLWCFPLQNL; translated from the exons ATGGATATAGATAGTGCTCTGGGCCTAGATGGCTTTGGTGCTAGTTTTTACCAGTTTTGCTGGGATATAGTTAAGCAGGATCTTTTGTCGGCAGTGCATGATTACTTCAGGGTAATGGAACAACCACGTGGTTTCTCAAGTTCATTAATTGTTCTTCTTCCCAAAGTGGACAGAGCTTCTTCTTGGCGTGATTTTCACCCTATTAGTTTATGCAAT GAATTGGTGATGGACCATGATAGACAATTGGCCTCCCCAAACTTGATTTTAAAATTAGACATGGAAAAGGCGGATGATCGGGTGGAGTGGCATCTCTTGCTTAGTATGTTGCGCAAGTTTGGTTTTATTGAATGGGTGGTAGATTTGTTGTTTCGCACGTTTTCAAATTCTTGGTTCTCTGTGCTCATAAATGGGGAGCCAATGGG GGTGAAAGAGTTTTTGTCCAGTTATCAATCCTTCTCTGGCCAAAATGTTAACGTAGGGAAAAGCTCTTTTTTGGTTTCTTCTCGGGCTTTGCCGCAGCAAGTCATGTTAGTTTCTTTGGTGTTGGGATTTCAACAGCAGGAGTTTCCTATTAGATATTTGGGCGCGCCTTTGGTCAAGGGAAAGTTAAACTCTGTGGCTTGTGGTGGCATTTTGTCAAAGCTCTG GTGCTTTCCCCTCCAAAATCTGTAA